In Halosolutus amylolyticus, the genomic window ACCAGGGAGTCGACTACACCCATCCCGACCTCGCCGATCGGTTCGAGGGCGACGAGGGCTACGACTTCGTCGACAACGACGAGGACCCCGCACCCGTCGTCAACAGCGAGAACCACGGCACCCACGTCGCCGGCTGTGCGGCCGCGACGACCGACAACGCCGAGGGGACCGCGGGTATCGCGAACTGTCGGCTCATCTCGGGGCGCGCTCTCGGTTCGGACGGCGGCGGGTCCCTCTCGGACATCGCCGACGCGATCCAGTGGGCGGCCGACCAGGGGGCCGACATCATCAACATGTCCCTGGGTGGCGGTGGTGCCAACACCACCATGCGCAACGCGATCGACTACGCCTACGAGAACGGCTCCCTGCCGATCGCCGCCGCGGGTAACGACGGCGGGGCCGTCTCGTACCCGGCCGCGTACGAAAACTGTATGGCGGTCTCGGCGATCGACCAGAACGAGAACCTCGCGAGCTTCTCGAACCGGGGCCCCGAGATCAACGTCGCCGCCCCGGGCGTCGACGTGCTCGCGCCGGTTCCGGGTGGCACCTACGAATCGCTCTCGGGGACGTCGATGGCGTGTCCCGTGGCCTCCGGCGTCGCCGCCCTCGGCAAGGGCGTCAACCCCGACGACTCGCCCGCCGATCTCTGGCAACGCCTCGAAAACAGCGCCGTCGACGTCGGGCTCTCGGACGATCAACAGGGTGCCGGTCGGGTCGACGCGCTCAACATCGTCGACGGCGGCGATCCCGACGACCCCGACGATCCGGACGACCCCGGTGACGGAGAGTGCGGAGACGAGGTCGCCACCGACTCCGTCGAGGGCTACCTCAGCGGCGGCTATTGGGGCAGCAGCGACGCCTACACCTACACGCTCGACACGGCGAACCCATGCTCCGCGACGGTCACGCTCGACGGCCCGTCGAGTGCGGACTTCGACCTCTACCTGACGCTGGACGGTCGGACTCCCAGCACCTGGGACTACGACGCGTCGGCGACCTCCTACGACAGTCAGGAGGAGATCCAGGTCGACCTCTCGGGCGACGAAGAACTGGGCATCCTCGTCGACGCCTACAGCGGCAGCGGCTCTTACACGGTGACGATCGAGGAACTCGGCAAGTGAACCGCCTCGGGGTCAAGCCCCGAGGCTTCCCGTTTCGATGACGCGACTTGCAGGAACCAACGAAGACCGCCCTCCGTCGGTTTCCACAGCGGTCGCAGTCTCCACGAGCGTAACTTCGGCCTGTCCCAGACCTAACTCCTGAAGACCGCGAGAAAGAACGTTGTACGACGCATTTGCGTCCCTGTCCACCTCGAACCCACAACTTGGGCAACTGTGTTCTCGCACCCACAGCGGCTTCTCCGTCTCGACACCACACTCGGCGCACTCCTTGGTCGTCCCCGCAGGGTTCACTTGGATGATGTGAATCCCGTACAGGTCGCCCTTGTACTCCAGCATCTCGATGAACCCGCGCCACGCGGCGTCCTGCTTGTTCCGCGCATTCCCCGTGGACTGAAGCATCCCCGCGACGTTCAAGTCCTCCACGAACACGGCGTCATACGTCCTGACGAGCCACGTCGTGAGTTTGTGCTGGAAGTCTTCGACCTTCCGCTTGATTCTGCGCTTGACTTTGGCAACCTTGCGTCGTTGTTTCTCCCAGTTGTTGCTACCGTGTTCCTTGCGGGAGAGACTGCGTTGCTCGCGGCGCAGTCGTTCGTATTCGTCGGTGAGGTCGAGCCAGTCCACGCTGTCGCCATCTGATGTGTAGATGTAGTTGGTGATGCCGAGGTCGATGCCAACGCAATCCTCAGCATCCAAGTCATCCACGTCGGTTTTCTCAGGGAGCGCGTTATCATCGACTTCGAGACCGAATGTGACGTACCACTCACCCGTCGTCTCCTTCTTCAAGGTGACTTCTTTGATGGTGGCGTTGTCGGGGATGTTGCGATGGTAGCGAACGGGGATATCACCGATTTTGGAGAGCCAGAGCGTAGCAGTCCGACCACTCGTGTTTTTGAGTTCGAAGCCAGACTGCGAGTACGTCATACTCTGGTACTCTCGCGGTGACTTCCATCGAAGTTCACCGACGTTGTATCCCTTCTCTTTCTTGTCCGAGAGGTTGCTGAGGTTGTCGTAGAAGCGTTCGACGGTCTTCTGCAACGCCTTAGAGTGGACATCTGAGAACACGGGCCACTCAGTTTTCCACTCGGTGAGTCGCTTCTGGTGTTGGTACGCCGAACCGATGTTGTCCTCGTTGGTGTCGAGGGTTTGGTATTCGTATCGCGTGTGGTTGTAGGCTTGGCGGTGGATGTCGATGTGGCGTTCGACTTCCGCAGTCACGCCTGTTCGGTCAGGATAGGCACGGAAGCGGTAGTCGTACCACATCGCTGTACCGTGATTATCGGTGTGTTGTACTTAATGGTTGGTGGCACGGAGTGTCGGCTTCATCCACGGGGTCAAGCCCCGTGGCATTCGCCTCGACAGCCTGTAAAACGCATCGAGGGACCGAACTGCCGCGTCGACCCGCGTGGAACCGTCGCGACACGCGCTCGTCTTCTCTTTCGCGATCGATCGCCGGCGCGTGCGTCTACCGTCCGGTCCCGGAACGGCCGCCGAACGGATCGTGCTCGAACCGATCCCCGACCGGCCGCGTTCGACCGACTGACGAAAAGACATTACTATCCCGAGAGTGTCCACCCGAATATGCCGCTTCAGACGCCGCCGTTGCGTGGGATTCACGACGACCGGGGGGCGAAGTTCACGGAGTTCGGCGGCTGGGACATGCCAGTCGAATTCGACTCGATTCGTACCGAACACGAGGCCGTTCGCACCGATACGGGGAAGTTCGACGTCTCCCACATGGGCCAGATTCACGTCACCGGCCCCGACGCGACGACGCTGATGCAACGGCTCACGTCGAACGACGTCACGCGACTCGACGTCGGCGACTCGCAGTACGCGACCATCACGAACGAGGACGGCGTCATCATCGACGACACCGTGGTCTATCGGCTCCCGGACGGGGATGGCGATCGATCGGACGGAAGCGGCGACCCGACGTATCTCTTCGTCCCCAACGCGGGGACCGACGAGGCGACCCACGAACGCTGGATCAGCTACCGGAACGACTTCGACCTCGAGGCGACCGTCGACAACCGGACCGACGAGTACGCGATGTTCGCGGTCCAGGGACCGTCGGCCCCCGACCTGGTCGAAGAGGCGACCGACGAGTCGATCACCGACCTGTCGCGGTTCGAGGCCCAGTACGCGACGATCGACGGCGTCGACTGCTGGACGGCGCGCACCGGCT contains:
- a CDS encoding RNA-guided endonuclease InsQ/TnpB family protein gives rise to the protein MWYDYRFRAYPDRTGVTAEVERHIDIHRQAYNHTRYEYQTLDTNEDNIGSAYQHQKRLTEWKTEWPVFSDVHSKALQKTVERFYDNLSNLSDKKEKGYNVGELRWKSPREYQSMTYSQSGFELKNTSGRTATLWLSKIGDIPVRYHRNIPDNATIKEVTLKKETTGEWYVTFGLEVDDNALPEKTDVDDLDAEDCVGIDLGITNYIYTSDGDSVDWLDLTDEYERLRREQRSLSRKEHGSNNWEKQRRKVAKVKRRIKRKVEDFQHKLTTWLVRTYDAVFVEDLNVAGMLQSTGNARNKQDAAWRGFIEMLEYKGDLYGIHIIQVNPAGTTKECAECGVETEKPLWVREHSCPSCGFEVDRDANASYNVLSRGLQELGLGQAEVTLVETATAVETDGGRSSLVPASRVIETGSLGA
- a CDS encoding S8 family peptidase; translation: MVEENNVHVDRRSVLKAAGALGAFFGMGGVASATPGRTPGPKEDEILVGTADGVGIASAQATVERNVPDGAAVVHENDELGYMAVEMPDDRAGTMDSTIDRLERQPGIEYAERNATYYTQLEPNDPQFGQQYAPQQVRADDAWDTTLGSMDVTVAVVDQGVDYTHPDLADRFEGDEGYDFVDNDEDPAPVVNSENHGTHVAGCAAATTDNAEGTAGIANCRLISGRALGSDGGGSLSDIADAIQWAADQGADIINMSLGGGGANTTMRNAIDYAYENGSLPIAAAGNDGGAVSYPAAYENCMAVSAIDQNENLASFSNRGPEINVAAPGVDVLAPVPGGTYESLSGTSMACPVASGVAALGKGVNPDDSPADLWQRLENSAVDVGLSDDQQGAGRVDALNIVDGGDPDDPDDPDDPGDGECGDEVATDSVEGYLSGGYWGSSDAYTYTLDTANPCSATVTLDGPSSADFDLYLTLDGRTPSTWDYDASATSYDSQEEIQVDLSGDEELGILVDAYSGSGSYTVTIEELGK
- the gcvT gene encoding glycine cleavage system aminomethyltransferase GcvT; this translates as MPLQTPPLRGIHDDRGAKFTEFGGWDMPVEFDSIRTEHEAVRTDTGKFDVSHMGQIHVTGPDATTLMQRLTSNDVTRLDVGDSQYATITNEDGVIIDDTVVYRLPDGDGDRSDGSGDPTYLFVPNAGTDEATHERWISYRNDFDLEATVDNRTDEYAMFAVQGPSAPDLVEEATDESITDLSRFEAQYATIDGVDCWTARTGYTGEDGFELIVPWTEAERIWSLFDCQPCGLGARDTLRIEAGLLLAGQDFDHEDDPRNPYEAGIGFTVALDTEFVGRDALAAVDEEGVDEKLVGFQLIDRGVPRHGYDITTTESRVIGSVTSGTMSPSLEKPIGLGYVPVEYADPGTTLQVVVRGQSKKARVEPLPFIDTV